A genomic segment from Agrobacterium vitis encodes:
- a CDS encoding DMT family transporter, with translation MRGRRFAYHFTKTQSVTASPISPLPEKDNIRDRHNSHARGREKLKAHLAVLLFAVLLATSFSFGGMATHMIDPIAVQALRYIVTIIITAFLCFRIKRYPVEAPRRPVRFVIIGALMATYMISMFIALQFTAPVATGAIFTMMPLMSAGFAWLLMRQKTRGRVMVSLVIAAIGAIWVIFRGDVQALIHFDIGKGELIYLVGVTAHAIYVPLLRKFNENEPALIFLLWSAVGTLAFILVPGLPRLIALDYASISWLGWGLVLYLAIVTTLITFLLLQYASQRLPAPKVLAYSYLTPSFIILLEGAMGHGWAPVAVFAGALITAAGLLAMALLPD, from the coding sequence ATGCGCGGCCGCCGTTTTGCCTATCATTTCACAAAGACCCAATCCGTGACAGCATCGCCGATTTCCCCCTTGCCTGAAAAAGACAATATAAGAGACAGGCATAACAGCCATGCCCGTGGCCGCGAGAAACTGAAGGCCCATCTGGCCGTTCTGCTGTTTGCCGTGTTGCTCGCCACCTCCTTTTCATTTGGTGGCATGGCGACCCACATGATCGATCCGATTGCGGTCCAGGCTCTGCGCTATATCGTTACCATCATCATCACCGCTTTCCTGTGCTTCCGCATCAAGCGCTATCCGGTGGAGGCGCCGCGTCGCCCGGTCCGCTTCGTGATTATCGGTGCGCTGATGGCTACCTATATGATCAGCATGTTCATTGCCCTGCAATTTACCGCCCCTGTGGCGACCGGGGCGATTTTCACGATGATGCCGCTGATGAGCGCAGGCTTCGCCTGGCTATTGATGCGCCAGAAAACCCGAGGCCGGGTGATGGTCAGCCTAGTGATTGCCGCCATCGGGGCGATCTGGGTGATCTTTCGCGGCGATGTGCAGGCGCTGATCCATTTCGACATCGGCAAGGGCGAGTTGATCTATCTCGTCGGCGTGACCGCGCATGCGATTTACGTGCCGCTGCTGCGCAAATTCAACGAGAACGAACCGGCGCTGATCTTCCTGCTGTGGTCGGCGGTGGGGACGCTCGCCTTCATTCTGGTGCCGGGCCTGCCCCGGCTGATCGCCCTCGATTATGCCTCGATCTCCTGGCTTGGCTGGGGTCTGGTGCTCTATCTGGCTATCGTGACGACGCTGATTACCTTCCTTCTGCTGCAATATGCCTCACAGCGCCTGCCCGCCCCCAAGGTGCTGGCCTATAGCTACCTAACGCCAAGCTTCATCATTCTGCTGGAAGGCGCCATGGGCCATGGCTGGGCGCCGGTGGCCGTATTTGCCGGGGCGCTGATCACAGCCGCCGGACTTCTCGCCATGGCCCTGCTGCCGGATTGA
- a CDS encoding bifunctional diguanylate cyclase/phosphodiesterase translates to MMIISAWAGNIAGSVRKLASFYWPALIVCAAVFITIFAIESQNRKAYLEDRKAAISDKLSPVRARLEGNIKADIKMLQGLLAVLETEPEMSQARFSAIGRRFFSRPVRLRSISLSFDMRTRLTYPFILNQLGHDFTANPQEQKAALQAEHSNIYVITEPMNLPTTGNSLVIFYPIASSSLNEPASPLQDLPDQPMSQDKPLTRGLLRGTVDVERLFRESGLYDLDLNVALYAGSDTQNAAKTAFFGDPALIDASAVRMEVSIGVQTWVLAAAPKGGWQQPANEIWFRQLVMFILALAIITPFLWVAHLLMERQANIAELNDQERELRTLSQRLQIALDASQIGVWEMDIGSLALTWDNRMRQLYDCDPSRPIETREDWSNCLHPEDRESATHALASAIRTGSTYSTEFRILDRSGQIRHIRSFGSIYRDADFRKKIVGVNWNITADVKLHEALHDAKTALEAQNHELENARQIMEHTSLHDPLTGLANRRFLDRHLADIEDLRGSGKSVALLHIDLDRFKEINDTLGHAAGDAMLRHAASQINAHISPGDFAARIGGDEFVVVKHNESSQAAARSLGETLIDAINQPIHWEGQECRVSASIGIAQSCNSHPHLEQALINADIALYEAKRRGKNRLEFFSDTLKEATLSTKRTADAILRSLADHDFIPYFQPQFNAHTMQITGVEALARWQHPQLGLLPPIAFLSVAESLNVVAAIDNSILEQSLAEARRWQEHGLDTPHVSVNISAQRLFDDGLVAHLRDTPLPAGGLAFELLESISFDDKAEAAATAISQIKILGIDIEIDDFGTGYSSILSLLKLSPRRLKIDRQLTQPIIESKQQRRLIGSIVEIGRSLGIEIIAEGVETKQHAEILRDLGCHTLQGYGLARPMNGDDLFALLKRRSLDRKQDAIAL, encoded by the coding sequence ATGATGATCATTTCTGCCTGGGCCGGTAACATTGCGGGAAGTGTCAGGAAGCTCGCCAGCTTCTACTGGCCCGCTCTGATTGTTTGCGCTGCGGTTTTCATCACTATTTTTGCAATCGAAAGCCAGAATCGCAAAGCTTACCTGGAAGACAGGAAGGCCGCGATTTCCGACAAACTCAGCCCCGTGCGCGCCCGGCTGGAAGGCAATATCAAAGCCGACATCAAGATGCTCCAGGGTCTGCTTGCCGTGCTTGAAACCGAACCGGAGATGAGCCAGGCCCGGTTTTCCGCCATTGGCCGGCGATTTTTCTCCAGGCCTGTCCGGCTACGCTCAATCAGTCTTTCCTTCGACATGCGGACAAGGCTGACCTATCCGTTCATTCTCAACCAGCTTGGGCATGACTTCACCGCCAACCCGCAAGAGCAAAAAGCCGCCTTGCAGGCCGAGCACAGCAATATATATGTCATCACAGAACCGATGAACCTGCCGACAACAGGCAATAGTCTCGTTATCTTTTACCCCATCGCGTCGTCGAGCCTGAACGAACCGGCCAGCCCGTTACAGGACTTGCCCGACCAGCCAATGTCGCAGGACAAGCCGCTCACCCGTGGTCTGCTGCGCGGCACCGTCGATGTGGAGCGACTGTTTCGTGAAAGCGGCCTCTATGACCTCGATCTGAATGTCGCGCTTTACGCAGGCTCCGATACGCAAAACGCGGCAAAAACCGCCTTTTTCGGCGATCCCGCACTGATCGACGCCAGCGCGGTGCGCATGGAGGTCAGCATTGGCGTCCAGACCTGGGTGCTGGCGGCAGCGCCCAAGGGCGGGTGGCAACAACCCGCCAACGAAATCTGGTTCCGTCAATTGGTAATGTTCATCCTGGCGCTGGCAATCATCACGCCTTTCCTGTGGGTCGCGCATCTGCTGATGGAACGGCAGGCCAATATTGCCGAGCTCAACGATCAGGAACGCGAACTGCGCACCCTGTCACAACGATTGCAAATCGCGCTCGACGCCTCGCAAATCGGCGTGTGGGAAATGGATATCGGCAGCCTGGCCCTGACCTGGGACAATCGCATGCGCCAGCTCTACGATTGCGACCCCTCCCGTCCGATTGAAACCCGCGAGGACTGGAGCAACTGTCTTCATCCGGAGGACCGGGAAAGCGCCACTCACGCTCTGGCCTCGGCCATCCGCACCGGCTCCACTTACTCGACCGAGTTCCGTATTCTGGATCGCAGCGGCCAGATACGCCATATCCGCTCCTTCGGCTCGATCTATCGCGATGCCGATTTTCGCAAGAAGATCGTCGGCGTGAACTGGAACATCACTGCGGATGTCAAACTGCATGAAGCCCTGCACGATGCCAAAACCGCGCTTGAGGCCCAGAACCACGAACTGGAAAACGCCCGGCAGATCATGGAACATACGTCCCTGCACGATCCCCTGACCGGACTTGCAAACCGACGCTTCCTCGACCGGCATCTAGCCGACATCGAAGACCTCAGGGGTAGCGGCAAATCTGTCGCTTTGCTGCATATCGATCTCGACAGGTTCAAGGAGATCAACGACACGCTGGGCCACGCGGCGGGTGACGCCATGCTGCGCCATGCCGCCAGCCAGATCAATGCCCATATTTCCCCCGGCGATTTTGCCGCGCGCATCGGCGGCGACGAATTCGTGGTGGTCAAGCACAACGAGAGCAGCCAGGCCGCAGCCCGCAGCCTTGGCGAAACCCTGATCGATGCCATCAACCAGCCAATCCATTGGGAGGGCCAGGAATGCCGTGTCAGCGCCAGCATCGGCATCGCCCAATCCTGCAACAGCCACCCGCATCTGGAACAGGCCTTGATCAATGCCGATATCGCGCTTTATGAGGCAAAACGGCGCGGCAAAAACCGGCTGGAATTCTTTTCCGACACGTTGAAGGAAGCGACCCTTTCCACCAAGCGCACCGCCGACGCCATTCTGCGCTCACTGGCCGATCACGATTTTATCCCCTATTTCCAGCCGCAATTTAACGCGCACACCATGCAGATCACCGGTGTCGAGGCGCTGGCGCGCTGGCAACATCCGCAGCTTGGCCTGTTGCCGCCCATCGCCTTCCTCTCAGTGGCCGAAAGCCTGAACGTCGTGGCGGCCATCGACAACAGCATTCTGGAACAATCGCTTGCCGAGGCCCGGCGCTGGCAGGAGCATGGGCTGGACACGCCGCATGTCTCCGTCAATATCTCCGCCCAGAGACTGTTCGACGACGGACTTGTCGCCCATCTGCGCGATACGCCGCTTCCCGCTGGCGGCCTTGCCTTTGAGCTGCTGGAATCGATCTCCTTCGACGACAAGGCCGAGGCGGCGGCCACTGCCATCAGCCAAATCAAGATCCTCGGCATCGATATCGAGATCGATGATTTCGGCACCGGCTATTCCTCGATCCTCAGCCTTTTGAAGCTCTCGCCCCGACGGTTGAAAATCGACAGGCAATTGACCCAGCCGATCATCGAGAGCAAGCAACAGCGACGGCTGATCGGCTCCATCGTCGAAATTGGTCGCTCGCTTGGCATTGAAATCATCGCCGAAGGTGTGGAGACCAAGCAACATGCCGAAATTCTGCGGGATCTCGGCTGTCATACCTTGCAGGGCTACGGCCTGGCCCGCCCCATGAACGGCGACGACCTGTTCGCGCTTTTGAAGCGCCGATCTCTCGACCGCAAACAGGATGCCATCGCGCTCTGA
- a CDS encoding TetR family transcriptional regulator C-terminal domain-containing protein — translation MAIARASRTQRRTRIQEEKEEVILQAALDVFSMRGFRGSTIDQIAEVAGMSKPNLLYYFRTKEAMHRLLMDRLLETWLEPLRAFDAEGDPQEEIRSYIRRKLEMARDFPRESRLFANEVLQGAPIIEDVLKGPLKDLVDEKAGVIRSWIMAGKLVACDPYHLIFSIWSTTQHYADFDVQVRAVLGAGTAEDERFENAARFLEGLFLRGLQPGM, via the coding sequence ATGGCGATTGCCAGGGCATCAAGGACGCAGAGGCGGACGCGGATTCAGGAAGAAAAGGAGGAGGTCATCTTGCAAGCGGCGCTGGACGTGTTTTCCATGCGCGGCTTTCGCGGCTCGACCATCGACCAGATCGCCGAGGTGGCGGGCATGTCGAAACCCAATCTGCTCTATTATTTCCGCACCAAGGAGGCGATGCACCGGCTTTTAATGGACCGGCTGCTGGAGACGTGGCTGGAGCCGTTGCGCGCTTTCGATGCCGAGGGCGATCCGCAGGAGGAAATCCGCAGCTATATCCGCCGCAAACTGGAAATGGCCCGCGATTTTCCGCGCGAAAGCCGGCTGTTTGCCAATGAAGTGCTCCAGGGCGCGCCCATTATCGAGGATGTGCTGAAAGGGCCGTTGAAAGATCTGGTCGATGAGAAGGCCGGGGTCATTCGCAGCTGGATCATGGCGGGCAAGCTTGTCGCCTGCGACCCCTATCACCTGATTTTTTCAATCTGGTCCACCACCCAGCATTACGCTGATTTCGACGTGCAGGTGCGTGCCGTGCTGGGCGCGGGGACGGCGGAAGACGAGCGGTTCGAGAATGCCGCGCGGTTTCTGGAAGGGCTTTTTCTGCGCGGTTTACAGCCGGGAATGTGA